In the Primulina tabacum isolate GXHZ01 chromosome 15, ASM2559414v2, whole genome shotgun sequence genome, aatttttgatcaaattcgGTTTAAATTAAAAATCGAGTTCAACTTGAAAAACTAGAACATATTAGTGAACTAGTCTTATTATTGCTCGAAAATAAGTGCTTGAAAAACTCgaaatgtatttatttaatatataattatattatattaataaaatattaaaacccGCGAACTATCGAACATAATAATTTAGGCTCGAGTTCGACATAAAAAAGGTTCGAACATGTTTGAGTTTGGATCAAATTCGATGTGCTAGAATacgaatcaaatatttttcgaatCGGCTCAAAAAACTCGCGAAAATGCTCGAATAGTCTACACCCTTATCCCGAAGGCGATTAGTCCAAATAATAACCTATATCCAAAGGCACCTGCAACATTGCAAAAACGTAAGTATTGATTTAGCacttaaaaaaacaaatatattaatTGATGAACAATATAATCccataaatatgaaaaataagtaGCAAAAACTTGAAAAAGAACAAGATAAGCACAAATTAGATCAAGAAACTCGCTCTAAATTAACTAGCCAGCATGCATGAATCTTCAAATCAAGTAAGAGAAATAAATTCCGAAACTTGGTTTAGTTTTGATCATTGGGTTGTTTATTAATCTTCTTGGCAAAATTGTGCTTATTGTTGTGCATCCAAACCCTCAGAACTCTTCTCTTCACTCCAACTTCTTGGAAGAAGTTTTGAACCACAGATTCTTCGAGCTTCTGTATTTTCCACCCAACTTTCTCCGCAAAATCCTGCATTTTCTCCTTCTGTTCTCGGGTAAACTTTGTTCTGAACCTCTTCTTCGCCACTTGATTTGGCCTGGCTTACCGCCCCGCCACCGCTGCCGCCGTACTCCTCCAGCTCATCTGACTCAGAAGGGGCAGCAGCTCCGCCCATTCGATGCTGTACCCTCGCCAAACTTCTTGAGGGAATCAGTGTTCCAGCTTGATATTCCAACGCATTTCTCTCCAATAATTCCTTACTCTGATGCCCAACGAAGAGCACTGTTCTCCCAGTTCTTGGATTGAACTCATTATCCTGGCGGCGGTAATAATTTTCGGAAGAGGGTCGATCATCTGCAGCACTTTCTTTTCTGTGGAAGTTTCTGTGACAGTGGCAAGCTGAACAATAGAGAGCTTCAATAGTGCCTTCTTCTCCATCGGGCAAGAATTCTCCACATCCATCAGTCTCATTTCCTCTCACGGCTATCGCATGGTTTTTCATGCATTCTTTGTACTTAATAGTTACCGACTTGTGACTAAGAGTGGATGACATGATCGGGCTATTTGAAGGGATGATTTGAGGGCAATAATTATAAGCTGGATATGGGAATATGATGTATCATGCGAGTGTTTAGTTGAACTGGAATTTCATCTTCTTGAAATTGAGGAACAGACAAATGGAGAGGGTTTTGAAGGTTGGTTTTTGTGGGGGAATGAAACACTTTTATATGAGCTTATAGCAATTGGTGAAGGGGCTTAAAAAGgttgagagagagagagggggAGGGGTAGgggttgtatatatatatatatatatatatatatatatatcactcgCCCATCggatgtgatgaaatatagaaaaattgcgCATCTAATTGGCGAgtgacacctcatcggtgctcataaaggtgtgcacggtaggtgtgcaggatatcaaaactgtatatatatatatatatatatatatatatatatattatcaacAATAGTTTGAGGATCTTTTTACGTAGGTTCGTTCATTCCATTATCCAACTCTCACAACTCCAGCGCTAGGTTTAGTCCACttttaaattaagaaaaatctaAAAATTTAGTTTAGAAATTAAATACAACTTTTTGAATTTAACTATATGTACACACATTGTACTACTACGTACGTAAGAGATCCAAATAGTGATTCTGGTGTctgaaataaattatttctgaCACAATATTCATTGTTACcagaaaaacataaaaaaaaaatcccaaacacaAAATTATATAGAAAAATAATTGCTCCAACGTGCATATAGAGCACCCGTATTGGTGGG is a window encoding:
- the LOC142526053 gene encoding LOW QUALITY PROTEIN: zinc-finger homeodomain protein 4-like (The sequence of the model RefSeq protein was modified relative to this genomic sequence to represent the inferred CDS: inserted 2 bases in 1 codon), whose amino-acid sequence is MSSTLSHKSVTIKYKECMKNHAIAVRGNETDGCGEFLPDGEEGTIEALYCSACHCHRNFHRKESAADDRPSSENYYRRQDNEFNPRTGRTVLFVGHQSKELLERNALEYQAGTLIPSRSLARVQHRMGGAAAPSESDELEEYGGSGGGAVXARPNQVAKKRFRTKFTREQKEKMQDFAEKVGWKIQKLEESVVQNFFQEVGVKRRVLRVWMHNNKHNFAKKINKQPNDQN